A segment of the Gammaproteobacteria bacterium genome:
ATAACCCGCCAGGCGGGCTAAGCGGCCTCCGATGGCACTGATATATTCATTAGCAGCGGGGTCGGCGGCATAACGGCCACCACTGTATTGCAGCAGGTATTCAAATCGTACCTCATCGGTAAGGTTTTGTTGTTCAATTAATACCGGTAGTGTCGTTGTGGATGGGGTGTTGTGGCTGAGGCAGCCGCTTAACAGGGTGATACAAAAAACAGCCAGTAGAGCGATTTTCGCAAAAATTTCCTGTTGCGCACACGTTTGTAAGGTTTTGTTGTGAGTAATATAGGTCATGATATTGGCTCCCTGCCGATTTTGAAGGCGTGTAAGCCCCTCTCTGTTGCAATGGCGTTCAACGGTACATCCCAGGGCTCGGTTGGCAGGTTATCACAGTGTTGAAGCGCGTAGGCCACTCCAAGTAAGCGCGGCTTTTTAATGCCAAAAGAGCGATTAAGAAAGGCGAAGCTGCGGTCGTAATAGCCTCCCCCCATACCGAGACGGTTGCCATTACTATCAAATCCCACCAGTGGCATTAACACCAGGTCGAGCTGCTGCGGTGCTATCCACTGGTGGGGGTTATTTTGAGGCTCAAGAATTCCGTAACCATTTGGTTTTAAAGTGGTATTGGCCGTATAGGGAGCAAACCACATGCGTTTGTCTTTGCCTTCACTGAGTAGTGGCAGGTAGCACTGTTTTCCCATGCTCCACATACGTTGTATGACGGGCATCAGGTTGACTTCGCCATCATTGGCCAGGTAACAGGCGATCTGCTGCGCGGAGCGGAATAGGTGGCTATGGCTAATTTGGCAGGCAATTTTATCTGAGTGGTGGTGCTGCTGTGCGGTGGTCAGGGCGCGGCGTTGCTGACGAATCTTTTTTCGCAGGGTATTACGGGAGTTCATGGTGAATAGCCCATGGTAATCTTAAGCCGGATATTGCATGAGATTGTGCACGATTTATGACGTGTTCGGAATAAAAGGCGTTCCCACCGTTGCCGTAGCAGTCGTCGACCTTGAACCAAAGGTTCAAGTGGGGAAAATTACTGGCAAATTAGGCTTTCCGGCACGCGGACATGCACACATCACCAGAGCAGATCCCGCGGATGGTATATTAGGCTCAAGAGTATCCAGAGCGCATACAAACACAGCAGGAACGCCAAAACTTAAAATCGGGCTACAACTCCATCTGTTTCAGGCTATTCAGAGCATTTTGAATGCGCTCTTGCATCGCCCTTACTTTTAGAATCGATCCATCATTGTACTCTGATTCTTTTGATTGTTGTATTAATTCGTGAGCAATGTTGAGTGCTGCCATTACCGCGATACGGTCATTGCCAATCACTTTGCCTGCTGAGCGCACTTCCTGCATTTTTTGGTCGACATAGCGTGCCGTTGAGATCAATGCCTCCTCTTCACCTTTAGGGCAGCCAATACGATACTCTTTATCTTGAATTTTGACAGTAACGGGTACGGATTTTCCGCTCATTTAAGCGTGCTCCTGTGCTTTTAAACGCACAATCATTGACTCTATCCGGGTGCAGGCGAGTTCATTTTTTTCAATGAGTTTAGTGCGCTCCTGGAACAGCACTTCCTGGCGTTCACGCAGCAGACTATTCTCCTGTTTGAGGTGTTCGCAGGCTTTTAGTAGATCATCTACCAGATATTCGAGTTTTCTGACCTCTTGCTCAGACATTAGTTTAGCATTCTCCTGTAAGCCCCTAATATTAGATCGGCTAATGGGTCGGGTCAATGAGCATATTTCGCTACTACGCGCTACTCCCCGCGCCTTTCGCCTCAATCAGTCAAATTTCATCTCTTTTTTCTCGTGCGCTCTTCTCGTGCAAAGGTCTCATGATAGACTGGTACTTTTATTGTTTGAAGTAAGTGAAACCATGACACAAGAGACAACTGATTTTGAGCGTGTAAACAAGGCGTTGCTACGTTTGAATGCGGATATTGAGGCGGCAGAGCTGCACGGCACCCTGAGTGGCCTGCTGTGTGTGATGGGCAATAACGCCAGCAAACATCTTGAGCAGTTGATCCCCAAGGGGGCAAAAGGAGATGTTTTGGATTCAGAGGCTTACCAGATGGTCATTCAGTGTCCGGTACAGATCTTGGCGGCATTAAATGACCCTGAATTTAGCTATGACCTGCTGTTGCCCAATGATGACCAAGGGCTTGAGGTGCGAACCGAGGCGATGGCGGAGTGGAGTCACGGTTTCTTAACAGGGCTGGCGATTGCAGGCATTAAGGATTTCGCCAAGCTACCCAAAGAGGCGAGTGAATTCTGTCAGGATCTGCTTGATATATCGCGTGCTGGCCTGAGCGAAATAGCGCGAGGAGAAGAGGATGAAGTGGCCTACCAGGAGCTGGTTGAGTACCTGCGTGTCGGCACACTACTGATGTATGAGATGTTGAACCCGAGTAGCTCAATATCGCCATCTGGTCAGGTGCATTAAGATGATTGGCCGCCGCGAGTTTCAGAAACGTCGCAAAGAGTTAATGCGCATGATGGGTGAAAAGACCATTGCGATCTTGCCCACAGCAAAAGAGAAAGTGCGTAACCGTGATGCAGAGTACCCTTTTCGCGCCGATAGCGATTTTCACTATTTAACCGGTTTTCCGGAGCCACAAGCGTTGATGGTGCTGTTGCCGGGGCGAGAAAAAGGTGAATTTATTCTCTTTTGTCGGGAGAGAGATATCGAGAAAGAGACTTGGCATGGCCGGCGTGCAGGCATTGAAGGTGCCTGTGAACGCTACGGTGCTGATGATGCGTTTCCTATCGAAGATCTAGCTGATATTTTGCCCGGCTTGATTGAGCCGTGTGACCGGGTTTTTTATACCTTCGGTAATGACAGTGAGTCGGATCAAAAGATCACCGGCATCGTGCATACCTTGCGTGCCCAGTCCCGGTCAGGCAAACACACACCCCATGAGTTCGTTGCACTGGAGCATCTACTGCACGATATGCGCCTTTATAAAAGCCGTAGTGAATTAAAGGTGATGCGCGAAGCGGCGCACCTTTCGGCAGAGGCGCATGTAACGGCCATGAAGGTGTGCCGCCCTGGCATCATGGAATATCAGCTGGAGGCAGAGTTCCTCTATGCTTTTCGTCGCTCAAATGGTCATCCGGCCTATAGCACCATTGTGGGCGGTGGAGAGAATGGCTGTATCTTGCACTACACAGAAAATAACCGGAAATTAAAGAGTGGAGAGCTGGTTCTAATTGATGCGGGTGTAGAGCTCGAGTGTTATGCCGCCGATATTACTCGCACTTTTCCGGTTAATGGTCGCTCCTCTGATGCACAGCGCGCCGTTTATCAGCTGGTGCTGGATGCTCAATATGCTGCCATCGAGCAGGTAAAGCCGGGCAATCACTGGAATGACCCGCATGAGGCGGTAGTCAAAGTGCTGACGGCGGGGCTGGTAACGTTAGGCTTGCTAAAAGGCAAGCTGGCCACTCTAATAGAGAAGCAGGCCTATCGCCGTTTTTATATGCACCGCACCGGCCACTGGCTGGGACTTGATGTGCATGATGTGGGCGACTATAAAGTGGCGGATGTGTGGCGCGTTCTGGAGCCGGGCATGGTCCTTACCATTGAACCAGGCCTCTATATTGGTGCTGAAAAAGATATTCCGCTTGAATTTCACCATATCGGTATTCGTATTGAAGACGATGTTGTGGTCACAAAAGAGGGGCACGAGGTGATGACGGACGGTGTGCCAAAAGAGATTATAGCAATCGAGCAACTGATGGCAGAGTGATATGAGCACCCTAAAAAGCGCTGATCTACTGATTATTGGCGGCGGCATGGTCGGCGCAAGCCTTGCGTGTGCGCTGAAAGATAAACCGATCAAGATCGTGATTGTTGAGGCGGTGCCACTGCATTCACAAAATCAACCCAGTTATGATGACCGTGCAATTGCGCTGGCGTATGGAAGCCAGCGTATCTTTCAGGGGATGGGCCTTTGGCCCCACATGGCCTCCAGGGCAACCCCCATCAAAAAAATTCACATCTCTGATAAAGGCCACTTCGGCATCACTCGGCTTGACTCTGAAAAAGAGGGTGTCGAAGCGCTGGGTCAGGTGATCGCTGGGCGTGATATTGGCAATGTACTTGCCGAACAGCTGGCATCCCAAGCTAATGTTGAGCTGCTGGCGCCGGCAAAGCTCAGTGATATTCGTTATGTGGCGGGGGCTGTTCAGGCCGATGTTTTCCAAGGCGAGCAGGCGGTTACGATAAAGGCAAAGCTGATGGTAGCCGCCGATGGTGGCCACTCAAGTGTGCGCCAGTTGCTGGGTATCGAAAGCGACCGACAAGCGTATGGGCAGACTGCCATTATCGCTAACATTACTCCCGGTCGACCCCACAACAATATCGCCTACGAGCGTTTTACCGACTCTGGGCCACTGGCGCTGCTGCCGATGAGTGATCACCGCTGCTCACTGGTTTGGACGCAGTGGCAGCAGGATGTGGATGAGGTGATGGGGCTAGATGATGTGGCATTTTTAGCCCGCCTTCAGGCCAGATTTGGCTATCGTTTAGGTGCACTGAAACAGGTGGGGAAACGGGCTGCTTACCCACTCAGCCTGATGCGAAGCCGAGAGCAGATTCGCCCCCGGCTGGCCATAATCGGCAACGCAGCGCACGCCATTCATCCCATTGCCGGGCAAGGTTTTAACCTGGGTATCCGCGATGTGTCGGCGCTGGCCGAGTGTGTGAGTGATGCACTGGCGAGTGGTCAAGATATTGGCGATCTTGCCGTACTGCAGCGCTATGCCGAGTGGCGCACCCAGGATCATAGCGAGGTGATTCGCTTTACTGATGGCTTAGTACACCTGTTCAGCAATACGGACCCACTCGCTGTCCTTGGCCGAAATGTGGGGTTGACGTTAATGGAGAAACTGCCGCCGTTAAAGCGCCTGCTGGGTCGCCAAGCGATGGGTTTGCGAGGCCGACAGCCACGCTTGAACCGAGGGTTATCTCTGTGAGCCGAGCCGAGCATTTTGATTTGATTATTGTGGGTGGCGGCATGGTGGGTGCTGCTATGGCATGTGCCATGGGCGATCAAGCGCTTAAAGTGGCATTAATTGAGGGGCGGGTTCCCGACCTTGGCTGGCCAAAAGATCGCTATGAAAACCGTGTCAGTGCCATCACCCGCGCCTCGCAATATGTGTTTGAAAACCTCAACGCCTGGCCGCAGATGGTCAGTCGTCGCGTTTCACCCTATCGTAAAATGGAGGTGTGGGACAGTACTGGTGGCGGTCATATCCATTTTGATAGTGCCGATATTGCCGAGCCGGATCTCGGGCATATTATTGAAAACAGTGTGATTCAGGCGGCGCTGTGGGAGCAGTTGAAACAGCTGCCAAATGTGCAATGTTTCGCGCCTGCAACGCCAAAACAGCTACAGGTTACTCAGCAGCAGGTGTGTTTAACGCTGGATGATGGCCGCTTTCTGGAAGCCGATTTAATTATCGGAGCTGACGGTGGTCGTTCGTGGGTGCGACAGCAAGCGGGCTTTGAGAGTAAAGGTTGGTCCTATCAGCAGGATGCGGTGGTGGCCACTGTTAGCCATGAGCTCAGCCACCAGGCGTGTTGCTGGCAGCGCTTTGCTGCCGATGGGCCCTTGGCATTTTTACCGCTGGATGAAAAAACCTGCTCAATTGTCTGGTCCACTTCCCCGGAACATGCCGAGCAGCTGTTAGCACTGGATGATGCGATGTTTCTTAAAGCGCTGCAGCTGAGTTTTGGTGACTCCCTAGGGAGAATGTGTACGGTTGGTGAGCGGGCGGCTTTTCCACTACGGCTGGCTCACACAACCCGCTATACCGGTTTGCGTTTGGCACTGATTGGCGATGCCGCACACTCCATTCACCCACTTGCCGGTCAAGGGGTCAACCTGGGGCTGGGGGATATGGGTTCACTGGCTGATACCCTCTCAGCGGCAAAAAAGCGCGGTGAAAACATCGGTGATATTGCTGTATTGCGGCGTTATGAGCGGGCACGTAAGGCCGATAATATGCTGATGATGGGGGCGATGGATGGCTTTAAGCGACTCTTCAGCAATGATCAGCCGGTACTGCGCTTTGCACGCAACCTTGGGTTAAACGTATCGGATCGAATCTCACCCATAAAACAGCTCTTTATGCAGCAAGCACTGGGGCTGGCAAGTAACCAAAGTTCGCTCGCCAAGAAGCCCTGATTACCTCCCCAAAGTGCGGTGTTGTTGGCAGGGAGCATACAAAAACTTACTCAATCACCTCCACCGGCATACCCACCGCAATATCCCCCGGTTTGTCGGCAATTACATTTTGACCAAAAAATATTTTGTTACCTCTGCGGCGATACTGACTCAGTGTTGAGATAGGCTCTTTTTCTCGTCTGCCCGTTGCCGGGTCGACATTGGGAATAGAGCAGCGGCTACACGGCTTAACGACCCGCAATTTGATATCACCTATTTGTAATACCTTCCAGTTGTCTTCAGCAAAAGGGGCACAGCCGTCAACTACCAGGTTGGGTCGAAAGCGTACCATGCTAACGGGTGATTCAAGGCGGTTATTGAGATCATCCAGCGATGCTTGTGATACAAGCAGCAAGGGGAATCCATCACTAAAGGCAGTTTTATCGCCACGCTGTGCATATGCAAGATCAACTTGCCGCACTTCGTGTTGCGGGAAGTAGACCAGGCGACAGTGGGTGGCTAGCCGCTCACTTAACCAGCTGGCGGCGGCTTCTCCCGCGTCCCATGCTTGGCAGTGGTCTTCCCAAACAGTGACTTCGCGCAGCGCTTCACCACGGGGTTGGGTAACGTGCAGCATCGAGCCGTCTAGGTGATGAAGTTGAATGCCTTGGGGGCTTGGCGAGGCTTGAATCAAGCACATCTCAGGAAAATTACGTTGGCTGATAAAGTGGTTGCTGTTTGCATCCACAACCATCCAACGCCGATCACCTGCTAGTCCGAACAGGGATAAGTGGCTTTTTTGTAGTGTAAAACCGGCGCATGACTTCACCGGGAAGAGCCAGAGTTGTGATAGCTCTAATCTACTCACCACCTCCCTCCTTTGGCCGCTTGCAGTTTTCCAGGGTCGATTGTAGTGCGGCTAACCCCATCTCCCGTGCAAGTGCGATATTGCGTGCGGGAATAGCCTCCGGGTCTGGGTAGCTCTCAAGCGCCTGCTCCAGGTCAGCTTCACGAATAATGTGTAACATCGGATAGGGTGAACGATTGGTGTAGTTGGCCGGGTCTGAAGGTAACTCGCCTTCAAAGCAGTAGTCAGGGTGGAAGTTGGCCAGTTGATAAATACCCTCATAACCCTGTGTTTCAAGTAACGGGTTCGCAAGATCAACCAGATCGAGGAACTCATCAAAAGAGTCAAAACCATGGGCATAAATCACCAGTCCGGTCTTTATTTCAGGCTGTTCATCAAGATATTTGCACTGTTCAATCAGCACTTGTAGCGCCTCATGCAGGTCGTCAGCTTCAGTGAGGTGGTAATGAATGCCACCACTCTCGACCACTGGCCGGGCAAAAGGGCAAAAGTTTAATTTTACAATCACCTGACTCACCCAGTTTCGAGTCTGTTGAATAATTTCGTTCTGTTGATTCATCTTCGCAATACCGACTTATTGAGACCTTCATGAAACCACAAAGTATAGCTGATTAATATCTCGATCACTTTTTGCTTGAGTCTATTCCACACGGCTTAACCCTATCGAGAAATTAAAGTGAAGAGGCCATGAAGATGGTCGATAACTCTCTGTGGTGGTGATCTCCATTATTCTTTTCAATTTATTCCATACTTTTAAAGCGGCATGTCTGCGTTAATCCTATGAATTATGTTTTTGGTTATTTTCGTTTAATTTCAACGGAATATGCTGATGTTTTGGCTGTTATTTTGACATGTTATATTTTTTAAATATGGTTTATATGTTAATTAATATTA
Coding sequences within it:
- a CDS encoding 5-formyltetrahydrofolate cyclo-ligase, whose amino-acid sequence is MNSRNTLRKKIRQQRRALTTAQQHHHSDKIACQISHSHLFRSAQQIACYLANDGEVNLMPVIQRMWSMGKQCYLPLLSEGKDKRMWFAPYTANTTLKPNGYGILEPQNNPHQWIAPQQLDLVLMPLVGFDSNGNRLGMGGGYYDRSFAFLNRSFGIKKPRLLGVAYALQHCDNLPTEPWDVPLNAIATERGLHAFKIGREPIS
- a CDS encoding cell division protein ZapA — its product is MSGKSVPVTVKIQDKEYRIGCPKGEEEALISTARYVDQKMQEVRSAGKVIGNDRIAVMAALNIAHELIQQSKESEYNDGSILKVRAMQERIQNALNSLKQMEL
- a CDS encoding TIGR02449 family protein, with protein sequence MSEQEVRKLEYLVDDLLKACEHLKQENSLLRERQEVLFQERTKLIEKNELACTRIESMIVRLKAQEHA
- a CDS encoding UPF0149 family protein — its product is MTQETTDFERVNKALLRLNADIEAAELHGTLSGLLCVMGNNASKHLEQLIPKGAKGDVLDSEAYQMVIQCPVQILAALNDPEFSYDLLLPNDDQGLEVRTEAMAEWSHGFLTGLAIAGIKDFAKLPKEASEFCQDLLDISRAGLSEIARGEEDEVAYQELVEYLRVGTLLMYEMLNPSSSISPSGQVH
- the pepP gene encoding Xaa-Pro aminopeptidase, whose product is MIGRREFQKRRKELMRMMGEKTIAILPTAKEKVRNRDAEYPFRADSDFHYLTGFPEPQALMVLLPGREKGEFILFCRERDIEKETWHGRRAGIEGACERYGADDAFPIEDLADILPGLIEPCDRVFYTFGNDSESDQKITGIVHTLRAQSRSGKHTPHEFVALEHLLHDMRLYKSRSELKVMREAAHLSAEAHVTAMKVCRPGIMEYQLEAEFLYAFRRSNGHPAYSTIVGGGENGCILHYTENNRKLKSGELVLIDAGVELECYAADITRTFPVNGRSSDAQRAVYQLVLDAQYAAIEQVKPGNHWNDPHEAVVKVLTAGLVTLGLLKGKLATLIEKQAYRRFYMHRTGHWLGLDVHDVGDYKVADVWRVLEPGMVLTIEPGLYIGAEKDIPLEFHHIGIRIEDDVVVTKEGHEVMTDGVPKEIIAIEQLMAE
- the ubiH gene encoding 2-octaprenyl-6-methoxyphenyl hydroxylase, with amino-acid sequence MSTLKSADLLIIGGGMVGASLACALKDKPIKIVIVEAVPLHSQNQPSYDDRAIALAYGSQRIFQGMGLWPHMASRATPIKKIHISDKGHFGITRLDSEKEGVEALGQVIAGRDIGNVLAEQLASQANVELLAPAKLSDIRYVAGAVQADVFQGEQAVTIKAKLMVAADGGHSSVRQLLGIESDRQAYGQTAIIANITPGRPHNNIAYERFTDSGPLALLPMSDHRCSLVWTQWQQDVDEVMGLDDVAFLARLQARFGYRLGALKQVGKRAAYPLSLMRSREQIRPRLAIIGNAAHAIHPIAGQGFNLGIRDVSALAECVSDALASGQDIGDLAVLQRYAEWRTQDHSEVIRFTDGLVHLFSNTDPLAVLGRNVGLTLMEKLPPLKRLLGRQAMGLRGRQPRLNRGLSL
- a CDS encoding UbiH/UbiF/VisC/COQ6 family ubiquinone biosynthesis hydroxylase; translated protein: MSRAEHFDLIIVGGGMVGAAMACAMGDQALKVALIEGRVPDLGWPKDRYENRVSAITRASQYVFENLNAWPQMVSRRVSPYRKMEVWDSTGGGHIHFDSADIAEPDLGHIIENSVIQAALWEQLKQLPNVQCFAPATPKQLQVTQQQVCLTLDDGRFLEADLIIGADGGRSWVRQQAGFESKGWSYQQDAVVATVSHELSHQACCWQRFAADGPLAFLPLDEKTCSIVWSTSPEHAEQLLALDDAMFLKALQLSFGDSLGRMCTVGERAAFPLRLAHTTRYTGLRLALIGDAAHSIHPLAGQGVNLGLGDMGSLADTLSAAKKRGENIGDIAVLRRYERARKADNMLMMGAMDGFKRLFSNDQPVLRFARNLGLNVSDRISPIKQLFMQQALGLASNQSSLAKKP
- a CDS encoding MOSC domain-containing protein; amino-acid sequence: MSRLELSQLWLFPVKSCAGFTLQKSHLSLFGLAGDRRWMVVDANSNHFISQRNFPEMCLIQASPSPQGIQLHHLDGSMLHVTQPRGEALREVTVWEDHCQAWDAGEAAASWLSERLATHCRLVYFPQHEVRQVDLAYAQRGDKTAFSDGFPLLLVSQASLDDLNNRLESPVSMVRFRPNLVVDGCAPFAEDNWKVLQIGDIKLRVVKPCSRCSIPNVDPATGRREKEPISTLSQYRRRGNKIFFGQNVIADKPGDIAVGMPVEVIE
- a CDS encoding DUF1415 domain-containing protein, with the translated sequence MNQQNEIIQQTRNWVSQVIVKLNFCPFARPVVESGGIHYHLTEADDLHEALQVLIEQCKYLDEQPEIKTGLVIYAHGFDSFDEFLDLVDLANPLLETQGYEGIYQLANFHPDYCFEGELPSDPANYTNRSPYPMLHIIREADLEQALESYPDPEAIPARNIALAREMGLAALQSTLENCKRPKEGGGE